One window from the genome of Aeromonas sp. FDAARGOS 1405 encodes:
- the fre gene encoding NAD(P)H-flavin reductase, translating to MQRIKCRVEELREYVDTIWHVALTPQQAISFKPGQYLLVVMSDSDKRPFSIANSPTRPGVLELQIGATPENAYAGQVLARMREQGEIEVELPAGKAFLRDESPRPLILMAGGTGFSYARSILEYLIDTGSKRPVFFYWGVRQAHWLYELEQMQQWERDYAPLTFIPVVQEPDADWTGKSGLVHKAIMDDFVSLHDYDIYVAGRFEMAGAAREEFKILGAEPERIFGDAYEFI from the coding sequence ATGCAACGTATCAAATGCCGCGTAGAGGAACTGCGCGAATATGTCGACACCATCTGGCATGTGGCTCTGACGCCGCAGCAAGCGATCAGCTTCAAGCCGGGCCAGTATCTGCTGGTGGTGATGAGCGATTCGGACAAGCGCCCCTTCTCCATCGCCAACTCGCCGACCCGCCCGGGCGTGCTGGAGCTGCAAATTGGTGCCACTCCCGAGAACGCCTATGCCGGTCAGGTGCTGGCCCGCATGCGCGAGCAGGGGGAGATCGAGGTCGAATTGCCGGCTGGCAAGGCGTTCCTGCGCGATGAGTCTCCCCGTCCGCTGATCCTGATGGCGGGCGGCACCGGCTTCTCTTACGCCCGCTCCATTCTGGAATATCTGATCGACACAGGCAGCAAGCGCCCGGTGTTCTTCTACTGGGGGGTGCGTCAGGCTCACTGGCTCTACGAACTGGAGCAGATGCAGCAGTGGGAGCGTGACTATGCGCCGCTCACCTTTATCCCGGTGGTGCAGGAGCCGGATGCTGACTGGACCGGCAAGAGCGGACTGGTGCACAAGGCGATCATGGATGACTTCGTCAGCCTCCACGACTACGACATCTATGTCGCCGGTCGCTTCGAGATGGCGGGGGCCGCGCGTGAGGAGTTCAAGATCCTCGGCGCCGAGCCGGAGCGCATCTTCGGTGACGCCTACGAATTTATCTGA
- a CDS encoding VolA/Pla-1 family phospholipase — MKKKLIYAAVVSALLAGCGGDNNKGDTTSSLDYALSGGSGLRPSVLAPRASDGTLKFSTETADLSNPVSALSTLDGWSTTQPVQLVPATVTGVSVPAPAAGEYASAIAPLYLLELVLDPVTQRPVGVKNNKPLTYGTDFVVSDGGGKLNLVPLKPLNPSSYYMIVATDALKDSRGVPLKAGGDYSNFKSTAGATVQEQTISSLIALQEGLFKAATGITSDRVIFSDWFATQSGADVLLAVKGAAATVLQSPTLDAASLWKQDAKGNTSLPGTYTIDALNGGVPFLTQLANEPFLPQDDRDAIAAAVAANVTLNGVAAATKVYTGTVKLPYFLSTPAIAGSWDKAKTQSWHGAIPSLYAIANALKAGDSEVIGGLVGAGVNPELLGELIADPSRQADLLREASKLIGVTLTSGGKPLDAERNIGRFNPLPTLTEVQSVPLRIFAPTTDLSTVTDVIIYQHGVTSIKENAYALALSQIGAGLDPSVNKVVAVVVIDHPLHGERGYALSGSMDTVTTSENPTPYLNLGYLTVARDNLKQSVADLLGLRLAVGLANAKGLGGQLGGAGLKVHFLGHSLGAITGANLLAVANQKMGNAADSMFEFSTGGLSMPGGGIAPLLLNSPSFGPTIKMSVLTSGSPELKAGFEAYAPGCQTAVPICFVNEFLPSLDAATQAGAASTLQSYTFAAQSVLDSADPINLGSGVAKSFPLFATEIVGDGALSLPDQVIPNSIASAPLGGTEPLFRVLGLQELKGSGVLPAGHHAARFLKGGHSSLLAPDANFDQVGAVTSEIQTQFASFFMSGGAAVKVTDDTLIKQ, encoded by the coding sequence ATGAAGAAGAAGCTAATTTATGCAGCTGTGGTCAGCGCCCTGCTGGCCGGATGTGGTGGAGATAACAACAAGGGAGACACCACCAGCTCCCTGGACTATGCCCTGAGTGGTGGCAGTGGTCTTCGCCCGAGTGTGCTGGCCCCCCGTGCCAGCGACGGTACCCTGAAGTTTTCCACCGAGACTGCCGATCTGTCGAACCCGGTATCTGCCCTCTCCACCCTGGATGGCTGGTCAACCACCCAACCTGTCCAGCTGGTGCCGGCGACCGTGACCGGCGTCTCTGTGCCGGCACCGGCCGCCGGCGAGTATGCCTCGGCCATTGCACCCCTCTATCTGCTGGAGCTGGTGCTGGATCCGGTGACTCAGCGTCCTGTCGGAGTGAAGAACAACAAGCCTCTGACCTATGGCACCGATTTTGTGGTAAGCGATGGTGGTGGCAAACTCAATCTGGTGCCGCTCAAGCCGCTTAATCCCTCTTCCTACTACATGATCGTGGCGACCGACGCCCTCAAGGACAGCCGTGGTGTGCCACTCAAGGCCGGTGGTGATTACAGCAACTTCAAATCGACGGCTGGTGCAACCGTGCAGGAGCAGACCATCAGCAGCCTGATTGCGCTGCAGGAAGGGCTGTTCAAGGCAGCTACCGGGATCACCAGCGATCGGGTGATCTTCTCCGACTGGTTTGCCACCCAGTCCGGTGCCGATGTGCTGCTGGCAGTGAAGGGCGCTGCGGCCACCGTGTTGCAGAGCCCGACCCTGGATGCTGCATCGCTGTGGAAGCAGGACGCCAAAGGCAACACCAGTCTGCCGGGAACATATACGATTGATGCGCTCAATGGCGGGGTGCCCTTCCTGACACAGCTGGCGAACGAGCCATTCTTGCCTCAAGATGATCGGGATGCGATTGCTGCAGCTGTGGCTGCTAATGTCACATTGAACGGCGTCGCGGCGGCGACCAAGGTGTATACCGGTACCGTCAAGCTCCCTTATTTCCTCTCTACTCCAGCGATAGCCGGTTCCTGGGACAAGGCCAAGACCCAATCCTGGCACGGCGCCATTCCCAGCCTCTATGCCATCGCCAACGCGCTGAAAGCGGGTGATAGCGAGGTGATCGGTGGGCTGGTAGGCGCCGGAGTGAATCCGGAGCTGCTGGGTGAGCTGATTGCCGATCCGAGCCGTCAGGCCGATCTGCTGAGGGAGGCGAGCAAGCTGATCGGGGTGACTCTCACCTCAGGTGGCAAGCCGCTGGATGCCGAGCGCAATATTGGCCGTTTCAACCCGCTGCCGACCCTGACCGAAGTACAATCTGTACCGCTGCGGATCTTTGCCCCCACCACTGACCTTAGCACTGTCACTGATGTGATCATCTATCAGCACGGGGTCACTTCTATCAAGGAGAACGCCTATGCGCTGGCGCTGAGCCAGATAGGTGCCGGGTTAGACCCATCAGTGAACAAGGTGGTTGCTGTCGTGGTGATCGATCACCCGCTGCACGGCGAGCGTGGCTATGCCCTGAGCGGCAGCATGGATACTGTCACCACCTCCGAGAATCCGACTCCCTACCTGAATCTGGGTTATCTGACGGTGGCGCGGGATAACCTGAAGCAGAGCGTGGCCGATCTGCTGGGTCTGCGCCTGGCTGTCGGTCTGGCTAATGCCAAGGGGCTGGGCGGTCAGTTGGGCGGTGCCGGTCTGAAAGTTCACTTCCTTGGGCACTCGCTCGGCGCCATTACCGGGGCCAATCTGCTGGCGGTGGCCAACCAGAAAATGGGTAACGCCGCTGATAGCATGTTCGAGTTTTCAACCGGTGGTCTGTCGATGCCGGGTGGCGGCATCGCCCCGTTGCTGCTCAACTCGCCGAGCTTCGGGCCGACCATCAAGATGAGCGTGCTTACCTCGGGCAGTCCCGAGTTGAAGGCCGGGTTTGAGGCTTATGCTCCCGGTTGCCAGACGGCGGTGCCGATCTGTTTCGTGAACGAGTTCCTGCCCAGTCTGGATGCGGCCACGCAGGCGGGTGCAGCGAGCACCTTGCAGAGCTATACCTTTGCCGCCCAGTCAGTACTGGACTCTGCCGACCCGATCAATCTGGGCAGTGGCGTCGCCAAGAGCTTCCCGCTGTTCGCCACCGAAATTGTTGGCGATGGTGCGCTCAGCTTGCCGGATCAGGTGATCCCCAACAGCATCGCCTCTGCGCCGCTGGGTGGCACCGAGCCGCTGTTCCGGGTGCTGGGTTTGCAAGAGCTGAAGGGTTCCGGCGTGCTCCCGGCGGGTCACCATGCTGCGCGCTTCCTGAAAGGGGGCCATAGCTCGCTGCTGGCCCCTGATGCGAACTTCGATCAGGTTGGTGCGGTCACTTCAGAGATCCAGACCCAGTTTGCCAGCTTCTTTATGAGTGGCGGTGCGGCGGTCAAGGTAACCGATGACACCCTGATCAAGCAGTAA
- the livG gene encoding high-affinity branched-chain amino acid ABC transporter ATP-binding protein LivG, with protein sequence MSTHQKLMEVSDLSMRFGGLLAVNGVKLDIDKGEVISIIGPNGAGKTTIFNCLTGFYCPSGGTIRYKGEEIQGLPGHLIARKGIVRTFQHVRLFKEMTAVENLLVAQHQHLNTSFIAGLFKTPAFRRAEQEGLERAAFWLDKVGLKDLANRAAGNLAYGQQRRLEIARCMATRPELLMLDEPAAGLNPKETDELDELIMSLRDEFGVSVLLIEHDMKLVMGISNRIFVVSQGTPLAHGKPDEIRNNPAVIKAYLGES encoded by the coding sequence ATGAGTACTCATCAGAAGTTAATGGAAGTCTCTGATTTGTCGATGCGCTTCGGTGGCCTGCTGGCCGTCAACGGGGTCAAGCTGGATATCGACAAGGGCGAGGTGATCTCCATCATCGGCCCCAACGGTGCGGGCAAGACCACCATCTTCAACTGCCTGACCGGTTTCTACTGCCCGAGCGGCGGCACCATCCGCTACAAGGGTGAGGAGATCCAGGGGCTGCCCGGCCACCTCATCGCCCGCAAGGGGATTGTGCGTACCTTCCAGCATGTGCGGCTGTTCAAGGAGATGACAGCGGTGGAGAACCTGCTTGTTGCCCAGCACCAGCACCTCAACACCAGCTTTATCGCCGGCCTGTTCAAGACCCCGGCCTTCCGCCGTGCCGAGCAGGAGGGGCTGGAGCGGGCCGCCTTCTGGCTGGATAAAGTGGGGCTCAAGGATCTCGCCAACCGCGCCGCCGGCAACCTGGCCTACGGTCAGCAGCGCCGCCTCGAGATCGCCCGCTGCATGGCGACCCGTCCCGAGCTGCTGATGCTGGATGAACCGGCCGCCGGTCTCAACCCGAAGGAGACCGACGAACTGGACGAGCTGATCATGAGCCTGCGGGACGAATTCGGGGTCTCGGTACTGCTGATCGAACACGATATGAAGCTGGTAATGGGCATCTCCAACCGCATCTTCGTGGTCAGCCAGGGCACCCCGCTGGCCCACGGCAAGCCGGATGAGATCCGCAACAACCCGGCAGTGATCAAGGCCTATCTGGGCGAGTCGTAA
- a CDS encoding accessory factor UbiK family protein encodes MIDPKKLEEIAKQVHNSLPPGIRSMGEEAEKKMRQVLQAQLGKLDLVSREEFDVQTKVLLRTREKLAALESKLAQLEQQLGAKGE; translated from the coding sequence ATGATCGACCCGAAGAAACTGGAAGAGATCGCCAAGCAGGTGCACAACTCCCTGCCACCCGGCATTCGCAGCATGGGTGAAGAGGCCGAAAAGAAGATGCGTCAGGTACTGCAGGCCCAGCTGGGCAAGCTGGATCTGGTCAGCCGCGAAGAGTTCGACGTGCAGACCAAGGTACTGCTGCGTACCCGTGAAAAACTGGCCGCCCTCGAAAGTAAGCTGGCTCAGCTCGAGCAGCAGCTCGGCGCCAAAGGCGAATAA
- the ubiD gene encoding 4-hydroxy-3-polyprenylbenzoate decarboxylase produces the protein MKYKDLRDFIAQLEQNGQLKRITREIDPYLEMTEISDRTLRAGGPALLFENPKGYTMPVLTNLFGTPDRVAMGMGQPDVGALRQVGVWLSYLKEPEPPKGFKELMEKLPIFKQVLNMPTKRLSSAPCQQVVQEGDAVDLDQIPIQHCWPGDVAPLVTWGLTITRGPYKKRQNLGIYRQQKIAKNKLIMRWLDHRGGAIDFREWQEAHPGERFPVVVALGADPATILGAVTPVPDTLSEYAFAGLLRGSRTEVIKAISCDLEVPASAEIVLEGYLEPGEMAPEGPYGDHTGYYNEVDEFPVFTITHITKRRDAIYHSTYTGRPPDEPAVLGLALNEVFVPLLQKQFPEIVDFYLPPEGCSYRMAVVTIKKRYPGHAKRVMLGVWSFLRQFMYTKFVVVCDDDVNARDWKDVIWAITTRMDPARDTTLIEHTPIDYLDFASPVSGLGSKMGLDATNKWPGETNREWGQPIVQDEAVKQKVDAIWDELNILG, from the coding sequence ATGAAATACAAGGATTTGCGTGATTTCATCGCGCAGCTGGAACAAAACGGACAACTCAAGCGCATCACCCGCGAGATAGATCCCTATCTGGAGATGACCGAGATCAGCGATCGCACCCTGCGTGCGGGTGGCCCGGCTCTGCTGTTCGAAAATCCCAAAGGCTACACCATGCCGGTGCTGACCAATTTGTTCGGCACCCCGGATCGGGTTGCCATGGGCATGGGGCAGCCCGATGTGGGCGCTCTGCGTCAGGTCGGGGTCTGGCTCTCCTATCTCAAGGAGCCCGAGCCGCCCAAGGGATTCAAGGAGCTGATGGAGAAGCTGCCGATCTTCAAGCAGGTGCTCAACATGCCGACCAAGCGCCTCTCTTCCGCCCCCTGCCAGCAGGTGGTGCAGGAGGGAGATGCGGTCGATCTCGACCAGATCCCGATCCAGCACTGCTGGCCCGGCGATGTGGCGCCGCTGGTCACCTGGGGCCTCACCATCACCCGCGGCCCCTACAAGAAGCGCCAGAACCTCGGCATCTATCGCCAGCAGAAGATCGCCAAAAACAAGCTGATCATGCGCTGGCTGGATCATCGTGGCGGTGCCATCGATTTTCGCGAGTGGCAGGAGGCCCACCCGGGCGAGCGATTCCCGGTGGTGGTGGCACTCGGTGCCGATCCGGCGACCATTCTCGGCGCGGTGACGCCGGTGCCGGATACTCTCTCCGAATATGCCTTTGCCGGTCTGCTGCGCGGCAGCCGTACCGAGGTGATCAAGGCCATCAGCTGCGATCTGGAGGTGCCCGCCAGCGCCGAGATCGTGCTGGAAGGCTATCTGGAGCCGGGTGAGATGGCGCCGGAAGGGCCCTATGGCGACCACACCGGTTACTACAACGAGGTGGACGAGTTCCCGGTCTTTACCATCACCCACATCACCAAGCGGCGCGATGCCATCTATCACAGCACCTACACCGGCCGTCCGCCCGATGAACCGGCGGTACTGGGTCTGGCGCTGAACGAGGTGTTCGTGCCGCTGCTGCAGAAGCAGTTCCCCGAGATTGTGGACTTCTATCTGCCGCCGGAGGGGTGCTCCTACCGGATGGCGGTGGTGACCATCAAGAAGCGTTACCCGGGCCACGCCAAGAGGGTGATGCTGGGAGTCTGGTCCTTCCTGCGCCAGTTTATGTACACCAAGTTCGTGGTGGTGTGTGACGATGACGTCAACGCCCGCGACTGGAAGGATGTGATCTGGGCCATCACCACCCGGATGGACCCGGCACGGGACACCACCTTGATCGAGCATACGCCGATCGACTATCTGGACTTCGCCTCGCCGGTCTCCGGCCTCGGCTCCAAAATGGGGCTGGATGCCACCAACAAGTGGCCGGGCGAGACCAATCGGGAGTGGGGTCAGCCCATAGTTCAGGATGAGGCGGTGAAGCAGAAGGTCGATGCCATCTGGGATGAGCTCAATATCCTCGGATGA
- a CDS encoding ABC transporter ATP-binding protein, which translates to MLELRNVSTHYGKIQALHDVSVEVKEGEIVTLIGANGAGKTTLLMTLCGEPKPSSGSIWFEGEQISSLTTARIMRKDIAVVPEGRRIFARLTVEENLLMGAFFVDKAEQHGLLDQVFTLFPRLHERLQQRAGTMSGGEQQMLAIGRALMSKPRLLLLDEPSLGLAPIVIQQIFDTIEQLRQKGMTIFLVEQNANQALKLADRGYVLENGHVVLQDTGAALLANPAVRQAYLGG; encoded by the coding sequence ATGTTAGAACTTCGCAACGTATCGACCCACTACGGCAAAATTCAGGCACTGCACGATGTCAGCGTCGAGGTGAAAGAGGGTGAAATCGTCACCCTGATCGGCGCCAACGGCGCAGGCAAGACCACCCTGCTGATGACCCTCTGCGGCGAACCCAAGCCCAGCAGCGGCTCCATCTGGTTTGAGGGGGAACAGATCAGCTCCCTCACCACCGCCCGCATCATGCGCAAAGATATCGCCGTAGTGCCGGAGGGACGCCGCATCTTCGCCCGCCTGACGGTGGAGGAGAACCTGCTGATGGGCGCCTTCTTCGTCGACAAGGCAGAGCAGCATGGCCTGCTGGATCAGGTGTTCACCCTGTTCCCGCGCCTGCACGAACGCTTGCAACAACGGGCGGGCACCATGTCCGGCGGCGAGCAGCAGATGCTGGCCATCGGCCGCGCCCTGATGAGCAAACCGCGCCTGCTGCTGCTGGATGAACCCTCGCTGGGGCTGGCCCCCATCGTCATTCAGCAGATCTTTGACACCATAGAGCAGTTGCGCCAGAAGGGGATGACCATCTTTCTGGTGGAACAGAACGCCAACCAGGCGCTCAAGCTGGCCGACCGCGGCTATGTGCTGGAGAACGGCCACGTGGTGCTGCAAGACACAGGGGCCGCCCTGCTCGCCAACCCGGCGGTACGGCAGGCTTATCTGGGCGGTTAA
- the glpE gene encoding thiosulfate sulfurtransferase GlpE, with product MDQFAHINAHDAYQKLSAGEARLVDIRDPQSFEAAHAVGAFHLTNGTLVRFMNEVDFDTPVIVMCYHGNSSQGAAQYLLQQGYDEVYSLDGGFEAWRREFPIEAGEA from the coding sequence ATGGACCAGTTTGCCCATATCAATGCCCATGATGCCTACCAGAAACTGAGCGCGGGTGAAGCCCGTCTGGTGGATATTCGCGACCCACAATCCTTTGAAGCGGCCCACGCGGTCGGCGCTTTCCACCTCACCAACGGCACCCTGGTGCGCTTTATGAACGAAGTGGATTTCGATACCCCGGTCATCGTGATGTGCTATCACGGCAACAGCAGTCAGGGGGCGGCCCAATACCTGCTGCAACAGGGTTATGACGAGGTCTACAGTCTGGATGGCGGCTTCGAGGCGTGGCGCCGGGAGTTTCCCATCGAGGCAGGCGAGGCATGA
- a CDS encoding diguanylate cyclase, translating to MLSKEARGQPGYDREAPCATELAAMPEPSSGGDAFARLQAEIAALQHENGLLQEKLNAALDGTGICLWQGTIPTGELRVFNLQNFQAGDMAPHFDQWSAKLHPDDRAHAMGSYFAHLERKTPFYEAEYRTISPAGEITWLWDRGRVVEWDDEGRPLRIMGSHIDITQRKAYEQRLAERANCDALTGLLNRQGFGKAFALQPPQGAGALLFIDLDDFKGINDQLGHACGDQVLQQMAEWLRLIMPGSALCGRYGGDEFVVYLHRDVSNHALAHLADALISRMYGYVPKPGCPQRVGLSIGIALWEEGPLTFRQALEVADRAMYEAKARGKRAWYLLQV from the coding sequence GTGTTAAGCAAAGAGGCAAGGGGGCAACCCGGGTATGATCGGGAGGCACCCTGCGCGACTGAGCTGGCCGCCATGCCGGAACCCTCCTCCGGTGGTGATGCGTTTGCCCGTTTGCAGGCAGAGATCGCCGCTTTGCAGCATGAAAACGGCCTGTTGCAGGAGAAGCTCAATGCCGCCCTCGATGGCACCGGCATCTGTCTCTGGCAGGGCACCATTCCCACCGGCGAACTGCGGGTCTTCAATCTGCAGAACTTTCAGGCTGGCGATATGGCTCCTCATTTCGATCAGTGGAGCGCCAAGCTCCATCCCGACGATCGCGCCCATGCCATGGGCAGCTACTTTGCCCACCTTGAGAGGAAAACGCCCTTCTACGAAGCTGAATACCGCACCATCAGCCCGGCCGGGGAGATCACCTGGCTGTGGGATCGTGGTCGCGTAGTGGAGTGGGATGATGAGGGCAGGCCATTGCGGATCATGGGCTCCCATATCGATATCACCCAGCGCAAGGCTTATGAGCAGCGGCTGGCAGAGCGTGCCAACTGCGATGCGCTCACCGGCCTGCTCAACCGGCAGGGATTTGGCAAGGCGTTCGCTCTGCAGCCGCCGCAAGGAGCGGGGGCGCTGCTCTTTATCGATCTGGATGATTTCAAGGGGATCAATGACCAGTTGGGGCATGCCTGCGGTGATCAGGTTCTGCAGCAGATGGCGGAGTGGTTGCGTCTCATCATGCCGGGCTCGGCCCTGTGCGGCCGTTATGGCGGTGACGAGTTTGTGGTTTATCTGCATCGTGATGTATCAAACCATGCACTGGCTCATCTGGCCGATGCCCTGATCAGCCGGATGTATGGTTATGTACCCAAACCCGGTTGCCCGCAACGGGTCGGGCTCAGTATCGGTATCGCCCTGTGGGAGGAGGGGCCATTGACCTTCCGGCAGGCGCTGGAGGTGGCTGACAGGGCCATGTACGAGGCCAAGGCTCGCGGCAAGCGGGCCTGGTATCTGCTTCAGGTGTGA
- a CDS encoding high-affinity branched-chain amino acid ABC transporter permease LivM — protein MKHQFIHACIASLVLLVLSFWLLGFKLETDGASLQVVSRLDVSLAWLLGGATIVFWFQMLRGQIAKLFQASISGFSVGFTKLVLPSPEEAPKLYNLTAVLVLLFAVSWPFMASRGAIDLATLTLIYIMLGLGLNVVVGLAGLLDLGYVGFYAVGAYSYALLNTYFGLSFWECLPIAGLMAATFGFLLGFPVLRLRGDYLAIVTLGFGEIIRILLNNMTTLTGGPNGISGIPKPTLGGLEFNRTVKDGGFDTFHNFFGITYNANHKVIFLYLMALVLVVVTLFVINRLLRMPLGRAWEALREDEIACKSLGLNPTIIKLTAFTIGATFAGFAGSFFASRQGFISPESFVFIESAIVLAIVVLGGMGSQIGVVLAAIVMTVLPELAREFNEYRMLMFGLLMVFMMIWRPQGLLPMTRPHLELKK, from the coding sequence ATGAAACATCAATTTATCCACGCCTGTATCGCCAGCCTGGTGCTGCTGGTGCTCTCTTTCTGGCTGCTCGGCTTCAAGCTGGAGACCGATGGCGCCAGCCTGCAGGTGGTGAGCCGCCTCGATGTGTCGCTGGCCTGGCTGCTGGGGGGCGCCACCATTGTTTTCTGGTTCCAGATGCTGCGCGGCCAGATTGCCAAGCTGTTTCAGGCCTCCATCAGCGGCTTCTCGGTCGGCTTCACCAAGCTGGTGCTGCCGAGCCCGGAAGAGGCGCCCAAGCTCTATAACCTCACCGCAGTGCTGGTGCTGCTGTTCGCGGTGAGCTGGCCCTTTATGGCCTCTCGTGGCGCCATCGATCTCGCCACCCTCACCCTGATTTACATCATGCTGGGGCTGGGGCTGAACGTGGTGGTCGGCCTCGCCGGTCTGCTCGATCTCGGCTATGTCGGCTTCTACGCGGTCGGTGCCTACAGCTATGCCCTGCTCAACACCTACTTCGGACTGAGCTTCTGGGAGTGCCTGCCCATCGCCGGGCTGATGGCCGCCACCTTCGGCTTCCTGCTCGGCTTCCCGGTGCTGCGGCTGCGGGGGGACTATCTGGCCATCGTCACTCTGGGTTTTGGCGAGATCATCCGCATCCTGCTCAACAACATGACCACCCTGACCGGCGGTCCGAACGGGATCTCCGGCATCCCCAAGCCAACGCTGGGGGGGCTGGAATTCAACCGCACCGTCAAGGATGGGGGCTTTGATACCTTCCACAACTTCTTCGGCATTACCTACAACGCCAACCACAAGGTGATCTTCCTCTACCTGATGGCGCTGGTGCTGGTGGTGGTGACCCTGTTCGTCATCAACCGCCTGCTGCGCATGCCCCTTGGCCGCGCCTGGGAAGCGCTGCGGGAAGATGAGATCGCCTGCAAATCGCTGGGGCTCAACCCCACCATCATCAAGCTGACCGCCTTCACCATAGGCGCCACCTTCGCGGGCTTTGCCGGCAGCTTCTTTGCCTCGCGGCAGGGCTTTATCAGCCCGGAATCCTTCGTCTTTATCGAATCGGCCATTGTGCTGGCGATTGTGGTGCTGGGCGGCATGGGCTCGCAGATCGGGGTGGTGCTGGCAGCCATCGTGATGACGGTGCTGCCGGAGCTGGCCCGCGAATTCAACGAGTACCGCATGCTGATGTTCGGCCTCTTGATGGTGTTCATGATGATCTGGCGGCCACAAGGATTGCTGCCGATGACCCGTCCTCATCTGGAGTTGAAGAAATGA
- the glpG gene encoding rhomboid family intramembrane serine protease GlpG, with amino-acid sequence MIQLLVLDNARMAQALVDYLATLGISCELTQSELGVTIWLADEQRLAQAQLEVKRFLAEPAHPRYMEASWQSGSADARIDYSKGMTDPITDFLHQAGPLTLVVIIACLAIYGIEAVGLPIYDELAFHPTLAQFTDWQAWRYFTPALIHFSVLHLVFNLLWWWYLGGQIEQRLGSGKLLILLLVGAALPNIAEFFASGPLFGGLSGVVYALLGYCWLRSKLQPACGLTLPPALMGFMLFWMVLGFFDMLGTSTANIAHLTGLLVGLLQGWLDRNHQPT; translated from the coding sequence ATGATCCAGCTGCTGGTGCTCGACAACGCCCGCATGGCGCAGGCGCTGGTGGACTATCTGGCGACCCTGGGCATCTCCTGCGAGCTGACCCAGTCCGAGCTGGGGGTCACCATCTGGTTGGCGGACGAGCAGCGCCTTGCTCAGGCCCAGCTGGAGGTGAAGCGCTTTCTGGCCGAGCCGGCCCACCCGCGCTACATGGAGGCCTCCTGGCAATCCGGCAGCGCCGATGCCCGCATCGACTACAGCAAGGGGATGACGGATCCCATCACCGACTTCCTCCATCAGGCAGGGCCGCTGACGCTGGTGGTGATCATCGCCTGTCTCGCCATCTACGGGATCGAGGCCGTCGGCCTGCCCATCTACGATGAACTGGCATTCCACCCGACGCTGGCCCAGTTCACCGACTGGCAGGCGTGGCGCTATTTCACCCCCGCTCTGATCCACTTCTCGGTGCTCCATCTGGTGTTCAACTTGCTCTGGTGGTGGTATCTGGGGGGCCAGATCGAGCAGCGCCTCGGCAGCGGCAAGCTGCTGATCCTGCTGCTGGTGGGCGCTGCCCTGCCCAATATCGCCGAGTTCTTTGCCAGCGGCCCACTGTTTGGCGGCCTCTCCGGCGTGGTCTATGCCCTGCTCGGCTACTGCTGGCTGCGCAGCAAGCTGCAACCGGCCTGCGGCCTCACTCTGCCACCGGCGCTGATGGGCTTTATGCTGTTCTGGATGGTGCTCGGCTTCTTCGACATGCTCGGCACCAGCACCGCCAACATCGCCCACCTGACCGGTCTGCTGGTCGGCCTGCTGCAAGGCTGGCTGGATCGCAACCACCAGCCGACCTGA